In Erwinia sp. SLM-02, one genomic interval encodes:
- a CDS encoding bifunctional 2',3'-cyclic-nucleotide 2'-phosphodiesterase/3'-nucleotidase, translating into MFKPGITLVALMVSSTLQAATVDFRIMETTDLHSNMMDFDYYKDRPTDKYGLVRTASLIAAARQQATNSVLVDNGDVIQGSPLGDYMAAKGLNEGEVHPVYKAMNTLNYSVGNLGNHEFNYGLDYLKKAIHGARFPYVNANIIDVASGKPLFTPFLIEPVTVRDREGKEHILKVGYIGFVPPQIMVWDKKNLSGKVTVEDITATAKKWVPEMRAQGADIVVAIPHSGLSSEPYHALAENSVYYLSLVPGIDAIMFGHAHAVFPSADFAAIKGADINQGTLNGIPAVMPGMWGDHLGVVDLVLNNESGSWKVSSARAEARPVYDKAAKQSLAAEDPALVKVLANDHSATREFVSQPIGKSADVMASYLSLVQDDPTVQIVNNAQRDYTKRFIQGDPDLAHLPVLSAAAPFKAGGRKNDPASYVEVDKGQLTFRNAADLYLYPNTLVVMKVSGAQVKEWLECSAGQFNQIDIHSSRPQSLINWDFRTYNFDVIDGVTYQIDITQPARYDSECQLIDAQSSRIRDLAYQGKPIDPEATFLVATNNYRAYGGKFAGTGEKQVAFASPDENRSVLAAYISAQTKAEGEVKPQADNNWRLAPIVSDTPLDIRFETAPGEKAAEFIRSHGQYPLKQVATDETGFAIYQLKLQ; encoded by the coding sequence ATGTTCAAGCCCGGCATTACGCTGGTTGCACTTATGGTGAGCAGCACTTTACAGGCGGCCACGGTCGATTTTCGTATTATGGAAACCACCGATCTGCACAGCAATATGATGGATTTCGATTACTACAAGGATCGGCCCACCGATAAATACGGTCTGGTGCGCACCGCCTCGCTGATTGCCGCAGCCCGCCAGCAGGCAACGAACAGCGTGCTGGTGGATAACGGCGACGTGATCCAGGGCAGTCCGCTGGGCGATTATATGGCGGCGAAAGGGTTGAATGAGGGCGAGGTTCATCCGGTGTATAAAGCGATGAACACCCTGAACTACAGCGTCGGCAACCTGGGCAATCACGAATTCAATTACGGCCTCGACTACCTGAAAAAGGCCATTCACGGCGCGCGTTTCCCCTACGTGAACGCCAATATTATTGACGTTGCCAGCGGCAAGCCGCTGTTTACGCCCTTTCTGATTGAACCGGTCACCGTGCGCGACCGCGAGGGTAAAGAACACATCCTGAAGGTCGGCTATATCGGCTTTGTCCCACCGCAGATCATGGTCTGGGATAAAAAGAACCTCAGCGGCAAGGTCACCGTCGAGGACATTACCGCCACGGCGAAAAAATGGGTGCCGGAGATGCGCGCTCAGGGGGCCGATATCGTGGTAGCCATTCCGCACTCCGGCCTGTCGAGCGAGCCGTATCACGCGCTGGCGGAAAACTCCGTTTACTACCTCAGCCTGGTTCCGGGCATTGATGCCATTATGTTTGGCCACGCGCACGCCGTCTTCCCCAGCGCCGACTTCGCCGCGATTAAGGGCGCTGACATCAACCAGGGGACGCTGAATGGCATTCCGGCAGTGATGCCCGGGATGTGGGGCGATCACCTCGGCGTGGTCGATCTGGTGCTGAATAACGAGAGCGGAAGCTGGAAGGTCAGCAGCGCCAGAGCAGAAGCCCGGCCTGTTTATGACAAGGCGGCGAAACAGTCGCTGGCGGCGGAAGATCCGGCGCTGGTGAAGGTGCTGGCCAACGACCATAGCGCTACGCGCGAGTTTGTCAGCCAGCCGATCGGCAAATCCGCCGACGTGATGGCCAGCTATCTGTCACTGGTGCAGGACGATCCGACCGTACAGATCGTCAATAACGCCCAGCGCGACTATACCAAACGCTTTATTCAGGGCGACCCTGACCTGGCTCACCTGCCGGTGCTGTCCGCCGCTGCGCCGTTTAAGGCCGGTGGCCGTAAAAACGATCCGGCCAGCTATGTCGAAGTGGATAAAGGCCAGCTGACGTTCCGTAACGCCGCCGATCTCTACCTGTACCCGAATACCCTTGTGGTGATGAAAGTCAGCGGTGCTCAGGTGAAAGAGTGGCTGGAGTGCTCCGCCGGGCAGTTTAATCAGATTGATATTCACAGCAGCAGGCCGCAGTCGCTGATTAACTGGGACTTCCGTACCTACAATTTCGATGTGATTGACGGCGTGACTTACCAGATTGATATCACTCAACCCGCACGCTATGACAGCGAGTGCCAGCTGATTGATGCACAAAGCTCGCGCATTCGCGATCTGGCCTATCAGGGGAAACCGATCGATCCTGAAGCCACCTTCCTCGTTGCCACCAATAACTATCGCGCTTACGGCGGGAAGTTTGCGGGCACGGGTGAAAAGCAGGTCGCGTTTGCCTCACCGGATGAGAACCGTTCGGTGCTCGCCGCTTATATCAGCGCGCAGACCAAAGCCGAAGGCGAGGTGAAGCCGCAGGCCGATAATAACTGGCGTCTGGCCCCTATCGTCAGCGATACGCCGCTGGATATTCGTTTTGAAACCGCGCCGGGGGAGAAAGCCGCTGAGTTTATTCGCAGCCACGGGCAGTATCCGCTGAAACAGGTGGCAACGGATGAGACAGGTTTTGCGATTTATCAGCTGAAACTGCAGTAG
- the fklB gene encoding FKBP-type peptidyl-prolyl cis-trans isomerase, translated as MTTPSFDSVEAQASYGIGLQVGQQLQESGLQGLQPEALLAGLRDALEGNAPAVPVDVVHRALREVHERAEVVRQERQKALAVEGQKFLEENAKRDGVSSTETGLQFSVLTQGEGTIPSRQDRVRVHYTGKLIDGSVFDSSVQRGEPAEFPVSGVIPGWIEALTLMPVGSKWELVIPHNLAYGERGAGASIPPYSTLVFEVELLEIL; from the coding sequence ATGACAACCCCTTCTTTTGACAGTGTAGAAGCGCAAGCAAGTTACGGTATCGGTTTACAGGTTGGTCAGCAGCTGCAGGAATCTGGCCTGCAGGGTTTGCAACCAGAGGCGCTACTGGCGGGTCTGCGTGATGCGCTGGAAGGGAATGCCCCGGCGGTTCCTGTTGATGTTGTTCATCGTGCGCTGCGTGAAGTTCACGAACGCGCTGAAGTTGTGCGTCAGGAGCGTCAGAAAGCGCTGGCGGTAGAAGGTCAGAAATTCCTGGAAGAGAATGCGAAGCGTGACGGCGTCAGCAGCACCGAAACCGGTCTGCAGTTTAGCGTACTGACTCAGGGTGAAGGCACTATTCCATCCCGTCAGGACCGCGTACGCGTTCACTACACCGGTAAACTGATCGACGGCAGCGTGTTTGACAGCTCCGTTCAGCGTGGCGAACCGGCTGAATTCCCGGTAAGCGGCGTGATCCCAGGCTGGATCGAAGCGCTGACCCTGATGCCGGTTGGTTCCAAGTGGGAGCTGGTTATCCCTCACAACCTGGCCTACGGCGAGCGTGGTGCTGGCGCATCCATCCCGCCATACAGCACGCTGGTATTTGAAGTCGAACTGCTGGAAATTCTGTAA